In Nitrospirota bacterium, a single genomic region encodes these proteins:
- a CDS encoding hydrogenase 4 subunit F, protein MTILLLLGVSLIAAAILAFVGDRKYAPEINIVCSLATFAVSIALARQVYIDGSFMAGRKFFFIDEFNVYLVVLTTFVSMTTAIFSRRYMRTERAHGRVGHWGMRFYHAMFQLFIFAMLLCLLTNNLGVLWIAMELATLSTVLLVSLYRTPTAIEAAWKYFILCGVGIALALFGTVLLYFAAERVLGEGGEALLWTNLSFVSGQLEPTVLQLAFVFLMVGYGTKVGLVPLHNWLPDAHSEGPTPISAVLSGLLLNIALYALVRCKVLVDGSLGTNLAGNIMMGFGILSIIVSAFSLLRQKDIKRMFAYSSIEHMGIATFAFGLGGPVATFGALLHMLVHSLTKSSIFFTVGHAAQMHDTQEMSKIKGLVRGNPLVGWGLLLGVMAIVGMPPFGVFTSEFLILTATMKDAPYLMPFLLLGLGVAFAAIFRRIQPMVSGHQPPKQHILKAAHIPVVLHLALVLVIGLYMPNFLSQWFHTAVELLK, encoded by the coding sequence ATGACTATTTTACTTTTATTAGGTGTATCTTTAATAGCTGCCGCTATCCTGGCCTTTGTGGGGGACAGGAAGTATGCCCCTGAGATAAACATTGTCTGTTCATTAGCAACTTTTGCAGTCAGCATTGCCCTCGCCAGACAGGTCTATATTGACGGATCGTTTATGGCCGGGAGGAAGTTTTTCTTCATTGATGAATTTAATGTTTATCTTGTTGTGCTGACGACATTCGTTTCCATGACTACCGCTATCTTCAGCAGGAGATATATGAGAACAGAGAGGGCGCATGGCCGTGTCGGCCACTGGGGTATGCGCTTCTATCATGCGATGTTCCAGCTCTTCATTTTCGCGATGCTGCTCTGTCTTTTAACCAACAATCTTGGTGTCCTCTGGATTGCAATGGAACTTGCAACCCTTTCCACGGTACTTCTCGTATCTCTATACAGGACGCCCACAGCAATAGAGGCGGCATGGAAATATTTTATCCTCTGCGGTGTGGGGATTGCACTTGCACTTTTCGGAACGGTACTGCTTTATTTTGCGGCTGAGAGGGTCCTTGGTGAGGGAGGAGAGGCATTGCTTTGGACTAACCTGAGCTTTGTGAGCGGGCAGCTTGAACCTACAGTCCTGCAATTGGCATTCGTGTTTCTTATGGTGGGATACGGGACAAAGGTAGGGCTTGTGCCGCTTCACAACTGGCTTCCCGATGCCCACAGCGAAGGTCCTACACCGATCTCGGCAGTACTCTCGGGCCTCCTGTTAAACATTGCACTCTATGCGCTGGTAAGGTGCAAGGTATTAGTGGATGGATCTCTCGGTACAAACCTGGCAGGTAATATAATGATGGGTTTCGGCATCCTTTCAATTATAGTTTCCGCTTTTTCGCTCCTTCGCCAGAAGGACATCAAGAGGATGTTCGCATACTCTTCTATCGAACATATGGGTATCGCAACGTTTGCCTTCGGCCTTGGGGGGCCAGTTGCAACCTTCGGGGCCTTGCTTCATATGCTGGTCCACAGCCTTACCAAGTCTTCTATCTTTTTTACAGTGGGGCATGCGGCACAGATGCATGATACTCAGGAGATGAGCAAAATAAAGGGGCTGGTTCGTGGAAACCCTCTTGTGGGATGGGGGCTTCTCCTGGGCGTTATGGCTATTGTTGGAATGCCGCCTTTCGGTGTATTCACGAGCGAGTTTCTGATCCTGACAGCAACGATGAAAGATGCGCCATACCTGATGCCTTTTCTTCTTCTGGGTCTGGGTGTTGCCTTCGCTGCTATATTCCGGCGTATCCAGCCAATGGTTTCCGGCCATCAGCCGCCAAAACAGCATATTCTTAAGGCCGCCCACATCCCGGTTGTGCTGCACCTGGCGCTTGTACTTGTAATAGGATTATATATGCCGAATTTTCTGTCTCAATGGTTTCATACGGCCGTGGAGTTGTTAAAATAA
- a CDS encoding formate hydrogenlyase produces MSVNVAAQLNSVLAAMILLTSFGLLAQRRIYGLLHIFAWQGLFLSISTAVVGYVAGQHHLYISSVLTLILKVIALPYILHLLIIRLQIHKEVETVINIPSTMLIGIAIVIFSYHLTSPIRELSTLVTRSTISVALATVMLGLLMMITRKHAVTQIIGFLAMENGLFFAATSATYGMPLVVELGVALDILIAAFIFGIFFFHIRTTFESLDVEQMARLKEED; encoded by the coding sequence TAAATAGTGTACTGGCGGCGATGATACTCCTGACCTCCTTTGGTCTCCTTGCCCAAAGAAGGATATACGGCCTCCTGCACATCTTTGCGTGGCAGGGACTATTTCTTTCGATCAGTACCGCAGTAGTCGGGTATGTTGCGGGACAACACCATCTTTATATATCGTCTGTTCTTACGCTGATTCTTAAGGTCATCGCACTCCCGTATATTCTCCATTTGCTTATAATCCGGTTACAGATTCACAAGGAAGTTGAGACGGTTATCAATATCCCCAGCACTATGCTGATAGGAATCGCAATCGTTATCTTCTCATATCATCTGACTTCGCCCATCCGTGAGTTGTCAACCCTTGTTACCCGTTCGACTATTTCTGTGGCCCTGGCGACCGTAATGCTTGGGCTTCTGATGATGATTACCCGGAAGCATGCTGTTACCCAGATAATAGGCTTCCTTGCCATGGAAAACGGATTGTTCTTTGCTGCGACGAGCGCAACTTACGGTATGCCGCTGGTAGTGGAACTTGGCGTTGCCCTGGATATATTGATTGCTGCGTTCATTTTCGGCATATTCTTTTTCCATATAAGAACTACCTTTGAAAGCCTTGATGTGGAACAGATGGCAAGACTGAAAGAGGAGGACTGA